TTGCGTTTACCTGAATTGGATTAGAACACAATCAATTAAGATAAATGTCAAAAATACATTAAGATACAAGTCAAAACTATTATAAATTGTGagatattaaaaatattaaaaacgaTAACTAGCAGAAATGCATTCTGACCAGGATGAGAAAGGATGCTAGCTGTGCCTGAAACTGTATCCTGTTAAGTATCTCTTTCCTAGAAATATTGAGAGCTTTGCAGAGGAGGAAGGCGATCACAGCGAGGATAATGGTGTGCCAGGAAATGTAGATGTACCAGTGGCAGGATTTCGTGCGAAACTTGTATTTAGCTGCAAGTTTGTTTGGTTGTGGCTCGATGTCCACATGATCACCGGCTGGGCAGTCAGTGGGTTGTTGGTTCTCTTTATCCACTTCACCGGCATGTTCATCTGCCTCTTCATCACTTGCATTAGTGTCGTCTAATTCCATCTCCAAATCCCTCTCACCATTCTGGATGGCTTCAATCACATCCTGCACACGGTATAGAAGACCTCTCTTTGCTGGTGGCATTCTGAAAcggaaaaagtaaaataaatatgtataaataatacatgTGAGTCTTATGTTGCAGTAGATAAACTAAAGGATTAGATATAGAGCTAGATATTTTCCAGGTGAAATAAATCCAATGAAAATGTATCCTCATCCTATTTACACATTCCAGGAAATTCACCTAATACTGTCTGGCTAACCTATTATGCTCTCCAATTAGCATACTAAAACGAATCATGCATCACCCCAGACAATTTACATCCCTACATCCAGGGGAGAATGTAGCAAGCAATGCAGGAAGCATACCCCCATAAAACATTTCAGAAAGAGTTTCTGCATGCAACATGCAGCTATTTAGACAATTAAACAAAGCCCAGAAAAAAGCTCAGGATCAgttcaatatacag
The DNA window shown above is from Perca fluviatilis chromosome 7, GENO_Pfluv_1.0, whole genome shotgun sequence and carries:
- the LOC120562742 gene encoding uncharacterized protein LOC120562742 isoform X1, with protein sequence MGEVKQRHSRRTMRSSHLAIKSHNLQTLLKAHLFVVLDWYLSKFKMPPAKRGLLYRVQDVIEAIQNGERDLEMELDDTNASDEEADEHAGEVDKENQQPTDCPAGDHVDIEPQPNKLAAKYKFRTKSCHWYIYISWHTIILAVIAFLLCKALNISRKEILNRIQFQAQLASFLILVNATLNTPKRSRPSLAIGSPVTQMVTQGVL
- the LOC120562742 gene encoding uncharacterized protein LOC120562742 isoform X2; this encodes MGEVKQRHSRRTMRMPPAKRGLLYRVQDVIEAIQNGERDLEMELDDTNASDEEADEHAGEVDKENQQPTDCPAGDHVDIEPQPNKLAAKYKFRTKSCHWYIYISWHTIILAVIAFLLCKALNISRKEILNRIQFQAQLASFLILVNATLNTPKRSRPSLAIGSPVTQMVTQGVL